A portion of the Thermodesulfobacteriota bacterium genome contains these proteins:
- the coaD gene encoding pantetheine-phosphate adenylyltransferase gives MRTTAVYPGSFDPPTNGHLDIIERSSRMFARVVVAVALNIRKDAMFTPAERVRILRTLTCRWKNVEVDSFSGLLVDYAREQEARVLVRGLRAISDFEYEFQMAHMNKKLAPEIDTVMLMTGEKHSYISSNIVKEIAKFGGRIDDLVPSEVRDIVLQKMKGARRR, from the coding sequence ATGAGGACTACCGCCGTCTATCCCGGATCGTTCGACCCGCCGACCAACGGGCACCTGGACATCATCGAGCGCTCCTCGAGGATGTTCGCCCGCGTGGTCGTCGCCGTGGCGCTCAACATACGGAAGGACGCCATGTTCACCCCGGCCGAGCGCGTACGGATCCTCAGGACGCTGACATGCCGCTGGAAGAACGTGGAGGTCGACTCCTTCAGCGGCCTGCTGGTCGATTACGCCAGGGAGCAGGAGGCGCGCGTCCTGGTGCGGGGCTTGAGGGCCATCTCCGATTTCGAATACGAGTTCCAGATGGCGCACATGAACAAGAAGCTGGCGCCGGAGATCGACACCGTCATGCTGATGACGGGCGAGAAGCATTCGTACATCAGCTCGAACATCGTGAAGGAGATCGCGAAATTCGGGGGAAGGATCGACGACCTGGTGCCCTCCGAGGTACGGGATATCGTACTCCAAAAGATGAAAGGAGCAAGGCGCAGATGA
- the rsmD gene encoding 16S rRNA (guanine(966)-N(2))-methyltransferase RsmD, with protein MRVVAGRWKGRTLRAPRGMAVRPTTDRVREAVFSVLGERVVGSRVLDLFAGTGAMAIEALSRGAATAVLVESFPPAVEAVKANLAAVGAPQAACLSMDYRKALRRLAAGGEKFSLVFLDPPYGKGLLERAGEEIRRAGILDPGAIVVAESAAREAAPAPGGWIRVSEKRYGDTRVSFFEVP; from the coding sequence TTGCGGGTCGTCGCCGGAAGGTGGAAGGGAAGGACGCTGCGCGCGCCGCGCGGGATGGCGGTCCGGCCGACGACCGACCGGGTGCGCGAGGCGGTCTTCTCGGTCCTGGGCGAGCGGGTCGTCGGGTCGAGGGTGCTGGACCTGTTCGCCGGGACGGGCGCCATGGCCATCGAGGCGCTCTCCCGGGGGGCCGCAACCGCCGTGCTGGTGGAATCGTTCCCCCCGGCGGTCGAAGCGGTGAAGGCGAACCTCGCTGCCGTCGGCGCCCCGCAGGCGGCATGCCTTTCCATGGATTACCGGAAGGCGCTGCGGAGGCTGGCGGCCGGGGGGGAGAAGTTCTCCCTCGTGTTCCTCGACCCCCCTTACGGAAAGGGGCTGCTCGAGCGGGCGGGGGAGGAGATCCGCCGGGCGGGGATCCTCGACCCCGGCGCGATCGTGGTCGCGGAAAGCGCCGCCAGGGAGGCGGCGCCGGCGCCGGGCGGATGGATCCGGGTTTCCGAGAAACGATACGGAGACACCCGCGTCTCATTTTTCGAGGTCCCTTGA